Proteins encoded within one genomic window of Esox lucius isolate fEsoLuc1 chromosome 12, fEsoLuc1.pri, whole genome shotgun sequence:
- the LOC105026335 gene encoding guanine nucleotide-binding protein G(s) subunit alpha isoform X3 translates to MGCLGNSKTEDQRNEEKAQREANKKIEKQLQKDKQIYRATHRLLLLGAGESGKSTIVKQMRILHVNGFNAEEKKQKIHDIKNNIKEAIETIVAAMSTLTPPVLLASPHNQYRIEYVLNLVNQKDFEFTSEFYENAKTLWQDEGVRACFERSNEYQLIDCAQYFLDKIDMVKQSDYTPTDQDLLRCRVLTSGIFETRFQVDKVNFHMFDVGGQRDERRKWIQCFNDVTAIIFVVASSSYNMVIREDNQTNRLQEALNLFKNIWNNRWLRTISVILFLNKQDLLAEKVLAGKSKIEEYFPEFARYTTPDDVSHSSVATPEPGEDPRVTRAKYFIRDEFLRISTASGDGRHYCYPHFTCAVDTENIRRVFNDCRDIIQRMHLRQYELL, encoded by the exons ATGGGTTGTTTGGGCAACAGTAAGACTGAAGATCAGCGAAATGAGGAGAAGGCACAAAGAGAGGCAAACAAAAAGATAGAAAAACAGCTTCAGAAGGACAAACAGATATATAGAGCAACTCACAGGCTACTACTTTTAG GGGCGGGGGAGTCAGGAAAGAGCACCATAGTAAAACAGATGCGAATCCTCCATGTGAATGGCTTCAACGCAGA AGAGAAGAAGCAGAAGATTCACGACATCAAGAATAATATTAAAGAAGCTATCGAG ACCATAGTAGCGGCCATGAGTACACTGACGCCTCCCGTTCTGCTTGCCAGTCCACACAACCAATACCGAATCGAATACGTCCTCAACTTAGTTAATCAGAAAGACTTTGAATTCACATCT gagtTTTACGAAAACGCCAAGACTCTGTGGCAGGACGAGGGTGTGAGGGCTTGTTTTGAGAGATCCAATGAGTACCAGCTGATCGACTGTGCCCAGTA ctttctaGACAAGATTGACATGGTGAAACAGAGTGACTACACTCCTACTGATCAG GACCTACTAAGATGCCGAGTGCTCACCTCTGGGATCTTTGAAACCAGATTTCAGGTGGACAAAGTAAATTTCCA CATGTTCGATGTTGGTGGTCAAAGGGATGAACGTCGAAAATGGATCCAGTGCTTTAATG ATGTAACAGCCATTATCtttgtggtggccagtagcagcTACAACATGGTGATTCGAGAGGACAATCAGACCAACCGTTTACAGGAAGCTCTCAATCTATTCAAGAACATATGGAACAACAG GTGGCTGCGGACCATTTCTGTCATCCTATTCCTCAACAAACAGGACCTGCTAGCAGAGAAGGTTTTGGCTGGGAAATCGAAAATCGAAGAGTACTTCCCAGAATTTGCACGCTACACCACACCAGATGATG TCTCTCACTCGTCTGTAGCGACACCAGAACCAGGGGAGGACCCACGTGTCACCAGGGCAAAGTACTTCATACGAGATGAGTTCCTG AGGATCAGCACAGCCAGCGGAGACGGCAGGCACTATTGTTACCCCCATTTCACATGTGCCGTGGACACGGAAAACATCCGGCGCGTCTTCAACGACTGTCGGGACATCATTCAGAGGATGCACCTTCGGCAGTATGAGCTCTTGTGA
- the LOC105026335 gene encoding guanine nucleotide-binding protein G(s) subunit alpha isoform X1, translating into MKIGYLSCLQLNVKEMGCLGNSKTEDQRNEEKAQREANKKIEKQLQKDKQIYRATHRLLLLGAGESGKSTIVKQMRILHVNGFNAEEKKQKIHDIKNNIKEAIETIVAAMSTLTPPVLLASPHNQYRIEYVLNLVNQKDFEFTSEFYENAKTLWQDEGVRACFERSNEYQLIDCAQYFLDKIDMVKQSDYTPTDQDLLRCRVLTSGIFETRFQVDKVNFHMFDVGGQRDERRKWIQCFNDVTAIIFVVASSSYNMVIREDNQTNRLQEALNLFKNIWNNRWLRTISVILFLNKQDLLAEKVLAGKSKIEEYFPEFARYTTPDDVSHSSVATPEPGEDPRVTRAKYFIRDEFLRISTASGDGRHYCYPHFTCAVDTENIRRVFNDCRDIIQRMHLRQYELL; encoded by the exons ATGAAAATAGGCTATTTATCCTGTCTTCAATTGAATGTAAAAGAG ATGGGTTGTTTGGGCAACAGTAAGACTGAAGATCAGCGAAATGAGGAGAAGGCACAAAGAGAGGCAAACAAAAAGATAGAAAAACAGCTTCAGAAGGACAAACAGATATATAGAGCAACTCACAGGCTACTACTTTTAG GGGCGGGGGAGTCAGGAAAGAGCACCATAGTAAAACAGATGCGAATCCTCCATGTGAATGGCTTCAACGCAGA AGAGAAGAAGCAGAAGATTCACGACATCAAGAATAATATTAAAGAAGCTATCGAG ACCATAGTAGCGGCCATGAGTACACTGACGCCTCCCGTTCTGCTTGCCAGTCCACACAACCAATACCGAATCGAATACGTCCTCAACTTAGTTAATCAGAAAGACTTTGAATTCACATCT gagtTTTACGAAAACGCCAAGACTCTGTGGCAGGACGAGGGTGTGAGGGCTTGTTTTGAGAGATCCAATGAGTACCAGCTGATCGACTGTGCCCAGTA ctttctaGACAAGATTGACATGGTGAAACAGAGTGACTACACTCCTACTGATCAG GACCTACTAAGATGCCGAGTGCTCACCTCTGGGATCTTTGAAACCAGATTTCAGGTGGACAAAGTAAATTTCCA CATGTTCGATGTTGGTGGTCAAAGGGATGAACGTCGAAAATGGATCCAGTGCTTTAATG ATGTAACAGCCATTATCtttgtggtggccagtagcagcTACAACATGGTGATTCGAGAGGACAATCAGACCAACCGTTTACAGGAAGCTCTCAATCTATTCAAGAACATATGGAACAACAG GTGGCTGCGGACCATTTCTGTCATCCTATTCCTCAACAAACAGGACCTGCTAGCAGAGAAGGTTTTGGCTGGGAAATCGAAAATCGAAGAGTACTTCCCAGAATTTGCACGCTACACCACACCAGATGATG TCTCTCACTCGTCTGTAGCGACACCAGAACCAGGGGAGGACCCACGTGTCACCAGGGCAAAGTACTTCATACGAGATGAGTTCCTG AGGATCAGCACAGCCAGCGGAGACGGCAGGCACTATTGTTACCCCCATTTCACATGTGCCGTGGACACGGAAAACATCCGGCGCGTCTTCAACGACTGTCGGGACATCATTCAGAGGATGCACCTTCGGCAGTATGAGCTCTTGTGA
- the LOC105026335 gene encoding guanine nucleotide-binding protein G(s) subunit alpha isoform X2: MKIGYLSCLQLNVKEMGCLGNSKTEDQRNEEKAQREANKKIEKQLQKDKQIYRATHRLLLLGAGESGKSTIVKQMRILHVNGFNAEEKKQKIHDIKNNIKEAIETIVAAMSTLTPPVLLASPHNQYRIEYVLNLVNQKDFEFTSEFYENAKTLWQDEGVRACFERSNEYQLIDCAQYFLDKIDMVKQSDYTPTDQDLLRCRVLTSGIFETRFQVDKVNFHMFDVGGQRDERRKWIQCFNDVTAIIFVVASSSYNMVIREDNQTNRLQEALNLFKNIWNNRWLRTISVILFLNKQDLLAEKVLAGKSKIEEYFPEFARYTTPDDATPEPGEDPRVTRAKYFIRDEFLRISTASGDGRHYCYPHFTCAVDTENIRRVFNDCRDIIQRMHLRQYELL; this comes from the exons ATGAAAATAGGCTATTTATCCTGTCTTCAATTGAATGTAAAAGAG ATGGGTTGTTTGGGCAACAGTAAGACTGAAGATCAGCGAAATGAGGAGAAGGCACAAAGAGAGGCAAACAAAAAGATAGAAAAACAGCTTCAGAAGGACAAACAGATATATAGAGCAACTCACAGGCTACTACTTTTAG GGGCGGGGGAGTCAGGAAAGAGCACCATAGTAAAACAGATGCGAATCCTCCATGTGAATGGCTTCAACGCAGA AGAGAAGAAGCAGAAGATTCACGACATCAAGAATAATATTAAAGAAGCTATCGAG ACCATAGTAGCGGCCATGAGTACACTGACGCCTCCCGTTCTGCTTGCCAGTCCACACAACCAATACCGAATCGAATACGTCCTCAACTTAGTTAATCAGAAAGACTTTGAATTCACATCT gagtTTTACGAAAACGCCAAGACTCTGTGGCAGGACGAGGGTGTGAGGGCTTGTTTTGAGAGATCCAATGAGTACCAGCTGATCGACTGTGCCCAGTA ctttctaGACAAGATTGACATGGTGAAACAGAGTGACTACACTCCTACTGATCAG GACCTACTAAGATGCCGAGTGCTCACCTCTGGGATCTTTGAAACCAGATTTCAGGTGGACAAAGTAAATTTCCA CATGTTCGATGTTGGTGGTCAAAGGGATGAACGTCGAAAATGGATCCAGTGCTTTAATG ATGTAACAGCCATTATCtttgtggtggccagtagcagcTACAACATGGTGATTCGAGAGGACAATCAGACCAACCGTTTACAGGAAGCTCTCAATCTATTCAAGAACATATGGAACAACAG GTGGCTGCGGACCATTTCTGTCATCCTATTCCTCAACAAACAGGACCTGCTAGCAGAGAAGGTTTTGGCTGGGAAATCGAAAATCGAAGAGTACTTCCCAGAATTTGCACGCTACACCACACCAGATGATG CGACACCAGAACCAGGGGAGGACCCACGTGTCACCAGGGCAAAGTACTTCATACGAGATGAGTTCCTG AGGATCAGCACAGCCAGCGGAGACGGCAGGCACTATTGTTACCCCCATTTCACATGTGCCGTGGACACGGAAAACATCCGGCGCGTCTTCAACGACTGTCGGGACATCATTCAGAGGATGCACCTTCGGCAGTATGAGCTCTTGTGA